The following is a genomic window from Osmerus eperlanus chromosome 18, fOsmEpe2.1, whole genome shotgun sequence.
GAGCAAATGCTATGCAAATTTGGGAGTGACTAGATATTCTCTGAAATGTGTGTCTCAGGTATTGCTCTACCACTTTCACTTACGAATATCCAGAAGAAGGAGCCTCACCTCTTGACTGTGCTTCTCGCGGTACCTGCGAGCCGCTTCGTGCCTCCACAGTTTGAGACACACGAAGGCCCCTATTAGATAGATCAACATGGTGAAAAACAGGAAAATGATGGCAGCCGTCTGTCCTGCGTCTGTGCGGCAGAAGCCCGCACTGATGCCGTTGTTGAACACAGGGTACGAACAAAGACCTCCGCGAGTGATGTCATTGACGTACACCACACCTGTAGGGAACAAGGAACATCGTAGTTTAGGAGATTCTCAGCTTGCGCAAAAGGACACAATAGTAGCATAGGGTCAATACAGGAGAGGCCAGTTCTCAATCTCCAGTAGAGGTGTTGCACGGTGGGACCCACCTGCGGCCAAGTAGAGCACAGCCAGAACCAGGTTTATAGTGAACTCGGTCAGAGGCCACCAGGACGAGTCCAGCAAGATTGTGCGGTAGTACATGGTCATCCCCAACACCAACATAATCACAGTCACCACCCAGGCCAAGCCTGCGACCACCAGCACGAATGGAGTCTTTGGACCTGTGTAGTAAGACCCGCCCATGCCTGCTCCatacatccctcctcctccataacTCCCATACGTACCCCCAGGAGAAGAGTAGCCAAACATGTTGAACCactcgttgtctttgtgtaTGTACGCGCAAACACAGgcaaacaccgctgcccccaaCAGCAGCTCCACACACCCCAGAATTCTCAGAAGACCCGCCCAGGACTTCATGTAGTCATAGCGCTGATGATACTCCTCCACACGCTCGCTATAGGTCAAACCCGTACGGTAAGTCCGCCCAGAAATGGACTCTGGGTGGTTCCCGCCTCCCAATAGTTGTTTGCGGGAGTTGTAGCTGCTACCCGACCCCCCATAGGGGTCCCGGTGGGACCCCGGCAGAGAGGGCGAGTGGGGGGGTGAGCAGCGCACACCctcgctgctgttgttgttgttattggagGATGAGCCAGGCATCGACCAAGGCTTGTCACTGCTACGCCCACTGGTGCCTCGGAAAAAGCTTTTCCAGGAGTCTGGAATGAAGCGGTGGACTGGTTTTATGTCGATAGACGGGTCAGCCTCCGGGTCAGCGTTATCCTTGCTGTCACTTGAGTCAAA
Proteins encoded in this region:
- the LOC134038859 gene encoding MARVEL domain-containing protein 2-like codes for the protein MSSGGGLYGRTERVRHAPHYDQVPQGSPQRDHLHDLQPLSQLDAELALSADPLPPPPLPDHPPVGPEFDSSDSKDNADPEADPSIDIKPVHRFIPDSWKSFFRGTSGRSSDKPWSMPGSSSNNNNNSSEGVRCSPPHSPSLPGSHRDPYGGSGSSYNSRKQLLGGGNHPESISGRTYRTGLTYSERVEEYHQRYDYMKSWAGLLRILGCVELLLGAAVFACVCAYIHKDNEWFNMFGYSSPGGTYGSYGGGGMYGAGMGGSYYTGPKTPFVLVVAGLAWVVTVIMLVLGMTMYYRTILLDSSWWPLTEFTINLVLAVLYLAAGVVYVNDITRGGLCSYPVFNNGISAGFCRTDAGQTAAIIFLFFTMLIYLIGAFVCLKLWRHEAARRYREKHSQEMQSRELPGTQVLIVPDHGIPEQVQHSTVVPIQAAPKVGLPKVLQGAIPSGHIPKPVILPDYIAKYPTVRTDDERDQYRAVFNDQYAEYKEIHSEVQATVKKFDEMDAMMRSLPQQTNNPMEYERVNRILQEYQRKKNDPTFLEKRERCEYLKSKLSHIKQKIHEYDKIMEWNDGYK